From a region of the Propionispora vibrioides genome:
- a CDS encoding iron transporter, with amino-acid sequence MLLTICAAFATFFSFSGIVSADGFQEYPIGDEKEAVNEHFKVALVYFQPIQMEPAGMMLDPDKSDIHMETDIHATEGNNTGFGVGEWIPYLTVHYKMTKKETGQTLEGVFMPMNADDGPHYGANIKMLGAGTYDCEFTFESPQRMNYGLHVDKETGVEGRFWEKPVVMHWTFNYVPRHW; translated from the coding sequence ATGTTACTTACTATTTGTGCAGCTTTTGCTACGTTCTTTTCCTTCAGCGGAATTGTTTCGGCAGACGGGTTCCAGGAATATCCCATCGGGGATGAGAAGGAAGCGGTGAATGAACATTTTAAAGTGGCTCTCGTCTACTTCCAACCGATTCAAATGGAACCGGCAGGCATGATGCTTGATCCTGATAAGTCCGATATTCACATGGAAACAGATATTCATGCAACTGAAGGCAATAATACAGGTTTTGGTGTTGGCGAGTGGATTCCTTATCTGACCGTGCATTATAAAATGACTAAGAAAGAAACCGGACAAACGCTGGAAGGCGTATTTATGCCGATGAATGCCGATGATGGCCCGCACTATGGAGCAAATATCAAAATGCTGGGCGCCGGTACATATGATTGCGAATTTACCTTTGAGAGCCCGCAACGGATGAATTATGGTCTGCATGTAGATAAAGAAACCGGTGTGGAAGGCCGTTTCTGGGAAAAACCGGTTGTTATGCACTGGACCTTCAACTATGTGCCCAGACATTGGTAA
- a CDS encoding FeoA family protein, translating to MSKHLSELKPGEQGVVVKVKGNGPVYRRIVDMGIVPGANITVLKFAPLGDPIEIKVKGFNLSLRKSEASMIQLEGA from the coding sequence ATGTCTAAGCATTTGAGCGAGTTGAAGCCTGGCGAACAGGGAGTTGTTGTCAAGGTAAAAGGCAACGGACCTGTTTACCGTCGGATTGTGGATATGGGAATTGTCCCCGGTGCCAATATTACGGTGTTGAAATTTGCCCCCTTGGGCGATCCGATTGAAATCAAGGTAAAAGGGTTTAACTTATCCTTGCGTAAATCGGAAGCATCCATGATTCAGCTTGAAGGAGCTTAA
- a CDS encoding YkvI family membrane protein, translating into MHFKKVLAVFKIAAAYAGTIIGAGFASGQELLQFFVVYGATGLWGILLAGILFSLLGYCILELGYRLRATGYHQVLYHVCGQKIAVFFDIIIAVFLFSVLTIMLAGAGTMCEDVFALPRFLGLTAMALLAFGTAVCGIRGITFINMCMLPLLALSTLSVGLYSIIYHGITADLLAYSIPVSTYDQPHWILSSVLYVSYNLIMGSTVLAPLGPFIPTRQLRFWGSLTGGFFITLLAGFVAFIVMLHYPDILSYEIPMLQISSTQPSINSIAYACMFLTAMYTTAATTLYACADKLRVTSGLGLGKAGILIAAASLYLSQFGFSTLISFVFPLVGYLSLYFMFRLCYIGFLSK; encoded by the coding sequence ATGCATTTCAAAAAAGTACTGGCCGTTTTTAAAATTGCCGCAGCCTATGCGGGCACCATCATTGGCGCCGGCTTTGCTTCCGGCCAGGAGCTGCTGCAGTTTTTCGTCGTCTACGGCGCCACAGGGCTTTGGGGCATCCTGCTGGCCGGCATTCTGTTCTCCCTGCTGGGCTATTGCATTCTGGAACTGGGCTACCGGCTGCGGGCCACCGGCTATCATCAGGTGTTATATCACGTATGCGGCCAGAAAATAGCCGTATTTTTTGACATCATCATTGCCGTATTTCTGTTTAGCGTGTTAACCATCATGCTGGCCGGCGCCGGAACCATGTGCGAGGACGTGTTTGCCCTGCCCCGCTTTTTGGGCTTAACCGCCATGGCCCTCCTCGCTTTCGGCACGGCCGTTTGCGGCATCCGCGGCATTACCTTCATTAATATGTGCATGCTACCGCTGCTGGCTTTATCTACTTTATCCGTAGGGCTGTACTCTATTATTTATCACGGCATTACGGCCGACCTGCTGGCCTACTCTATACCGGTCAGCACCTATGACCAGCCGCACTGGATTTTATCCAGCGTATTATATGTTTCCTATAACTTGATCATGGGTTCCACCGTGCTGGCCCCTCTGGGGCCGTTTATCCCCACCCGGCAACTACGGTTTTGGGGCAGCCTGACCGGCGGCTTTTTCATAACCCTGCTGGCCGGCTTTGTCGCCTTCATCGTCATGCTGCACTACCCCGATATTCTCAGTTATGAAATTCCCATGCTGCAAATTTCCAGCACTCAGCCCAGCATTAATTCCATCGCCTACGCCTGCATGTTTCTGACGGCCATGTATACCACGGCGGCCACCACGCTCTATGCCTGCGCCGACAAACTGCGCGTCACTTCAGGTCTGGGGCTCGGCAAGGCCGGTATACTGATTGCCGCCGCCAGTCTTTACTTGAGCCAATTTGGTTTTTCCACACTGATCTCTTTCGTGTTCCCTCTTGTCGGCTATCTGTCGCTTTATTTCATGTTTCGCCTCTGCTATATAGGCTTTTTATCCAAATAG
- a CDS encoding DUF2318 domain-containing protein: MIQTFLQQFIPVMEQGVALAVPLGILLAILLRMKVAEYKNIFWRALSWGFWGSVFIIAVKVGTRNAVSREVFEGIAVCIAILGELGLLALFFRKNQEKSVQVEKKLKVSILAVVIALFWYHGMEIWLLPVNIVITAVGDYFTLTVLMKSLGVVCGIGLAVLVGYLVHQAAAALYYRRLLFVFTVQMVAILLQQIIFITQILMARQFLPGGVLMQIMAPLIDRQSWFIFVVFFVTLLVPLTLFLQKKPERPADANPAQYRKILMQAQHKLRWGTATVFCLAFMVFSSSFGSVYANKTVELVPALPINAVDGKVEVPLSEVGDGHLHRYVYKASGGEMVRFIVIQKGGSAYGVGLDACEICGPTGYYEKDGQVICKLCEVMMNKATIGMRGGCNPIPLEYKVDNGRISIAQASLEQERKRFR, from the coding sequence ATGATACAAACCTTTTTACAACAGTTCATCCCGGTGATGGAGCAGGGTGTTGCGTTAGCTGTGCCGCTGGGGATTTTACTGGCCATTCTTTTGCGGATGAAGGTTGCCGAGTATAAAAACATTTTCTGGCGTGCTCTTTCGTGGGGGTTTTGGGGTTCTGTCTTTATTATTGCGGTAAAGGTCGGCACACGTAATGCGGTGAGCCGGGAAGTTTTTGAAGGGATTGCTGTTTGCATTGCCATCCTTGGCGAGCTTGGCTTATTAGCACTTTTCTTTCGGAAAAATCAGGAGAAATCAGTTCAGGTAGAAAAAAAACTGAAAGTATCTATTTTAGCGGTAGTGATTGCTCTATTTTGGTATCATGGGATGGAAATCTGGCTGTTGCCGGTAAATATTGTCATTACCGCGGTGGGCGATTATTTTACGCTGACCGTATTAATGAAATCGCTGGGAGTTGTTTGTGGCATCGGCCTGGCGGTGCTCGTCGGTTATCTGGTACACCAGGCGGCAGCCGCATTATATTATCGCCGGTTGCTGTTTGTATTTACCGTACAAATGGTAGCTATTCTTTTACAGCAGATCATTTTTATAACTCAGATTCTGATGGCCCGTCAGTTTTTGCCGGGCGGTGTCTTGATGCAAATTATGGCGCCGCTGATTGACCGGCAGTCCTGGTTTATTTTTGTCGTGTTCTTTGTTACGTTGCTAGTACCTCTAACCTTGTTTTTACAGAAGAAGCCGGAACGTCCGGCCGATGCCAATCCGGCTCAATACCGCAAGATTCTCATGCAAGCGCAGCATAAACTGCGTTGGGGAACCGCCACCGTTTTCTGTTTAGCTTTTATGGTGTTTTCCTCCAGCTTCGGCAGCGTGTATGCCAATAAAACGGTGGAGTTGGTGCCGGCACTGCCAATCAATGCGGTTGACGGTAAGGTGGAAGTACCCTTGTCGGAAGTCGGCGACGGACATTTGCACCGTTATGTGTATAAAGCCTCAGGCGGCGAGATGGTACGGTTCATCGTCATTCAAAAGGGCGGTTCGGCTTATGGTGTAGGTCTGGACGCCTGCGAAATATGCGGTCCTACCGGCTACTATGAAAAGGATGGCCAGGTTATCTGCAAATTATGCGAAGTGATGATGAATAAGGCTACTATCGGGATGCGCGGCGGCTGCAATCCGATTCCGCTTGAATACAAAGTGGATAACGGCCGGATCAGCATCGCGCAAGCCAGTCTTGAACAGGAGCGCAAGCGTTTTAGATAA
- a CDS encoding ABC transporter permease has protein sequence MFWQMVKGAVVRQGRRLLLVALTVALGVSLAAAMLNVMFDVGEKVNQELKAYGANITVTPKNSSVLKDVYGLDTTTAHREYLEEADVGKIKTIFWTNNIVAFAPQLNASLALQDGRQVSIHGTWFDHGMLLPTGEYISTGEKYLKSWWRIDGAWPDEQQENSVLVGQKLAKELGVQPGTDILYEANGKTEALHVSGIVSGGGVEEEEILAPLALVQKLAGLVGKIDQIEVSAVTTPENELARKAAANPKSLSLKEYEIWYCTAYVSSIAFQIEEVVKNSVAHPVRQIAESEGKILDKTQLLMLLITALSLLSSALGVSNLVSANIMERSRELGLLKAMGATDLAVVLLVLTEIFIAGIIGGTVGYFMGLGFAQIIGHTVFGSSIAVNLAVIPIIAVLMAFVLLLGSLPAIRMLLSLRPAIVLHGR, from the coding sequence TTGTTCTGGCAAATGGTGAAAGGGGCCGTCGTACGGCAGGGACGCCGGCTGCTGCTGGTGGCGCTTACCGTAGCACTGGGCGTATCGCTGGCTGCGGCCATGTTGAATGTTATGTTCGATGTGGGTGAGAAAGTAAATCAGGAATTGAAGGCCTATGGGGCGAATATTACGGTAACGCCGAAGAACTCTTCCGTACTGAAAGATGTGTATGGGCTGGATACGACAACGGCGCACCGGGAGTATCTGGAGGAAGCCGATGTCGGCAAGATTAAGACGATTTTTTGGACGAATAATATTGTTGCCTTTGCGCCGCAGCTCAACGCTTCCTTAGCGCTGCAAGATGGCCGCCAGGTCAGCATTCATGGCACCTGGTTCGACCATGGCATGCTGTTACCTACGGGAGAATATATTTCGACCGGAGAAAAATATTTAAAATCGTGGTGGAGAATTGATGGGGCGTGGCCCGATGAGCAACAGGAAAATTCAGTATTGGTTGGGCAAAAGCTGGCCAAAGAGCTGGGTGTTCAGCCTGGCACCGATATCTTATATGAAGCAAACGGCAAAACGGAAGCGCTGCATGTGAGCGGAATCGTAAGCGGTGGCGGCGTGGAAGAAGAGGAGATCTTGGCGCCGTTGGCTTTGGTACAGAAGCTTGCGGGTTTAGTGGGGAAAATCGATCAAATCGAAGTCAGTGCGGTTACCACACCGGAGAATGAGCTGGCCCGGAAAGCCGCCGCCAACCCGAAAAGCCTGTCGTTAAAAGAATATGAAATCTGGTATTGTACGGCCTATGTAAGCTCCATTGCTTTTCAGATTGAGGAAGTCGTGAAGAATTCGGTGGCTCATCCGGTCCGGCAAATTGCCGAGTCGGAAGGGAAGATTCTGGATAAGACCCAACTGCTGATGCTGCTCATTACTGCGTTAAGCCTTTTAAGTTCGGCTCTGGGGGTTTCCAATCTGGTAAGTGCCAATATTATGGAACGGAGCCGCGAACTTGGCCTACTGAAGGCCATGGGAGCGACAGACCTGGCTGTGGTCCTGTTGGTACTGACGGAAATTTTTATTGCCGGTATTATTGGTGGTACAGTGGGGTATTTTATGGGACTTGGGTTTGCGCAAATTATCGGCCATACCGTATTCGGCTCAAGCATTGCGGTGAATCTGGCCGTAATTCCGATCATTGCCGTGCTCATGGCCTTCGTACTGTTATTGGGAAGTCTGCCGGCCATTCGCATGCTGTTATCCTTGCGTCCGGCTATTGTACTGCACGGGAGGTAA
- a CDS encoding FMN-binding protein: MKLNKKYTLLMLAGTLSAQFLAGCGQQPATDVAVKDTASSKKAPCCDLSDAKDGSYTGESSSDDSMGKGRIAISIKDHKIVSVNYVGVDSEGKLKGADYGKTNGKVENPAFYQKAQTAVKANTAYAEQLLQVQELAKVDAISGATISYQQFIEAAKMALLEAKK; encoded by the coding sequence ATGAAGCTGAATAAGAAATATACCCTCCTGATGCTGGCCGGGACCTTGTCGGCGCAGTTTTTAGCCGGCTGCGGGCAGCAACCGGCCACCGATGTTGCCGTGAAAGACACCGCTTCGTCTAAGAAAGCGCCTTGTTGTGATTTATCCGACGCGAAAGACGGGTCGTATACGGGGGAAAGTTCGTCCGATGATTCGATGGGAAAAGGCCGGATTGCCATTTCGATTAAAGATCACAAAATTGTTTCGGTAAACTATGTCGGTGTCGATTCGGAGGGGAAACTCAAGGGAGCCGACTATGGAAAAACCAACGGTAAGGTTGAAAATCCGGCTTTTTACCAGAAAGCGCAAACTGCCGTAAAGGCAAATACCGCTTATGCGGAGCAACTGCTGCAGGTGCAGGAGCTGGCCAAGGTAGATGCCATTTCCGGGGCGACCATATCGTATCAACAATTTATTGAGGCGGCTAAAATGGCGCTGCTGGAAGCAAAGAAATAG
- a CDS encoding ABC transporter permease — MIKKYKMYAILVVNALLRRRSRMLIALLAVAVGATIISGMITVYNEVPQQLGREFRAYGANLLLLPGQDHTVLPEATVQEVGKLLNGYEIVGMAPFLYERVKINEKPVFTGGTDFSMLQKVSPYWQINGTWPEPGKQEILIGDEIAQQMGIKPGQTVVVNGGAELPEVQLVVSGIVHTGGKEEQFAFMELGLLQKLLQKPQQISLVQLSVVADGAGLASIQQEIRQKTPAVEPQLVQQIASSEETVLSKLQALVLLVTVVVLLLTLICVATTMMAVVTERRKEIGLKKALGAENRHIILEFLGEGCVLGLFGGLLGSGLGYLFAQSVSLQVFNRPIAFVPLIAVLSVLLSIAVTGAASLLPVRIATNVEPATVLRGE; from the coding sequence ATGATTAAAAAGTATAAGATGTACGCTATCTTGGTTGTTAACGCACTGCTGCGCCGGCGCTCCCGCATGCTGATTGCGCTGCTGGCCGTTGCCGTGGGAGCGACGATTATTTCCGGTATGATTACCGTTTATAATGAAGTCCCACAGCAACTGGGCCGGGAATTCCGGGCTTATGGGGCCAATCTGCTGCTATTGCCGGGGCAAGATCATACGGTATTGCCGGAGGCGACGGTGCAGGAAGTTGGCAAACTGTTGAACGGTTATGAAATTGTCGGCATGGCCCCCTTTTTGTATGAACGGGTAAAGATTAACGAAAAACCTGTTTTTACAGGAGGCACTGATTTTTCGATGCTGCAAAAGGTCAGCCCATATTGGCAGATCAACGGGACCTGGCCCGAACCGGGCAAGCAGGAAATTCTGATTGGCGATGAAATCGCTCAGCAGATGGGCATCAAACCGGGCCAGACCGTTGTTGTAAATGGCGGAGCGGAATTGCCGGAAGTGCAACTGGTTGTTTCCGGTATTGTCCATACGGGCGGCAAAGAAGAACAATTTGCGTTCATGGAGCTTGGCCTGTTGCAAAAGTTATTGCAAAAACCGCAACAAATTAGTCTTGTGCAACTCAGTGTTGTTGCCGACGGCGCCGGTTTGGCAAGCATTCAGCAGGAGATTCGCCAAAAAACTCCTGCCGTGGAACCGCAGCTTGTCCAGCAAATTGCCAGTTCGGAAGAAACTGTTTTAAGTAAATTGCAGGCCCTGGTGCTGTTAGTTACAGTGGTTGTTTTGCTGCTTACGTTGATTTGTGTGGCAACGACCATGATGGCTGTTGTTACGGAACGGCGCAAGGAAATCGGCTTGAAGAAAGCCCTGGGGGCGGAAAACCGCCATATCATTTTGGAGTTCCTCGGTGAAGGCTGTGTGTTGGGGCTGTTCGGGGGGCTGCTTGGCAGTGGTCTCGGTTATTTGTTTGCCCAAAGCGTCAGCTTGCAGGTGTTTAACCGGCCGATTGCTTTTGTGCCGCTCATTGCGGTGCTTTCCGTTTTGCTGTCCATTGCCGTAACCGGAGCGGCCAGTCTCTTGCCGGTACGCATTGCTACAAATGTTGAGCCAGCCACTGTTTTGCGTGGTGAATAA
- a CDS encoding NAD(P)/FAD-dependent oxidoreductase gives MDTQRFDIAVIGGGPAGLSAALTGRVRNKQVALFEHLNHSEKLQKAHIVDNYLGMPQITGQGMMQQFVAHCLAQKPTLIQEKVVTVFPGDDAFTLLTPVNTYEARTVILATGVVSTPLFKGEKSFLGRGVSYCATCDGMFYKDKDVAVISYTSEGEPEAEFLGEICRNVYYLPQYRPQPAALRSQVKIVTGRPRFIEGDTQVEKLVTDKAEHKVSGIFIIRQSDPVENVLPGLALDGEVIQVNRDMSTNIPGVFAAGDCTGKPWQIAKATGEGLIAVLSAIVYLDKKPI, from the coding sequence ATGGATACACAACGGTTTGATATTGCTGTCATCGGCGGTGGTCCGGCAGGTCTGTCGGCAGCCTTGACCGGCAGGGTTCGCAACAAGCAGGTTGCTTTGTTTGAACACTTGAATCACAGTGAAAAATTGCAAAAAGCCCATATTGTCGATAATTATCTGGGCATGCCACAGATTACCGGGCAGGGAATGATGCAGCAGTTCGTGGCCCATTGTCTGGCCCAGAAGCCCACCTTGATCCAGGAAAAGGTGGTTACTGTTTTTCCGGGAGACGACGCCTTTACTTTGCTGACTCCGGTTAACACCTATGAGGCGAGGACGGTCATTCTGGCTACCGGCGTGGTGAGCACGCCCCTGTTTAAAGGGGAAAAAAGCTTTTTGGGGCGCGGCGTCAGCTACTGTGCAACCTGTGACGGCATGTTTTATAAGGATAAAGACGTGGCTGTCATATCCTATACCAGTGAGGGAGAGCCGGAGGCCGAGTTTCTTGGTGAGATCTGCCGCAATGTGTATTATCTCCCCCAGTACAGGCCACAGCCGGCGGCTTTGCGGTCCCAGGTCAAGATTGTGACGGGCAGACCGCGGTTTATTGAGGGTGACACGCAGGTAGAAAAATTGGTTACCGATAAGGCGGAGCATAAGGTCAGCGGTATTTTCATCATACGGCAGTCCGACCCGGTGGAAAATGTACTGCCTGGTTTGGCTTTGGACGGTGAGGTCATCCAGGTGAACAGGGACATGTCGACCAATATTCCCGGTGTTTTTGCCGCCGGTGATTGCACAGGCAAGCCCTGGCAGATAGCCAAGGCTACCGGCGAAGGATTAATTGCCGTACTGAGCGCCATTGTCTATTTGGATAAAAAGCCTATATAG
- a CDS encoding ABC transporter ATP-binding protein: MSLLELKNVSMAYGGKVLAVNNVDLTVEKGEWLAVMGPSGSGKTTLMNIIGCMDKATAGSVILDGVDLTEVSHRQLTTLRRDKIGMVFQQFHLIPYLTAVENIMVAQYYHSIPDKKEALAALARVGLEDRAAHLPSQLSGGEQQRVCIARALINYPVLILADEPTGNLDEANEKLVMQIFHELHDEGHTILTVTHAPEVGAEAERAIIMDHGRIVKSGVNRAV; the protein is encoded by the coding sequence ATGAGCTTATTGGAATTGAAAAATGTGTCAATGGCCTATGGCGGCAAAGTATTGGCTGTAAATAATGTTGATCTGACGGTGGAAAAAGGAGAATGGCTGGCAGTGATGGGGCCTTCCGGCTCAGGGAAAACAACCTTGATGAATATCATCGGTTGTATGGATAAAGCTACAGCCGGCTCGGTCATTCTGGATGGGGTTGATCTGACCGAGGTTAGCCACCGGCAGCTTACTACGCTGCGTCGTGATAAAATCGGTATGGTATTTCAACAGTTCCATCTGATTCCTTATCTTACGGCTGTGGAAAATATTATGGTTGCCCAGTACTATCACAGCATACCGGACAAAAAGGAGGCGCTGGCCGCCCTAGCCCGGGTCGGGCTGGAAGACCGCGCCGCGCATCTGCCGAGCCAGTTGTCGGGTGGCGAACAGCAACGGGTATGCATTGCCCGCGCTCTGATCAATTATCCGGTGTTGATTCTGGCTGATGAGCCGACAGGTAATCTGGATGAGGCAAATGAAAAGCTGGTTATGCAGATCTTTCACGAACTGCATGATGAAGGCCATACGATTTTGACTGTTACCCATGCGCCGGAAGTCGGCGCCGAAGCGGAGCGGGCCATTATTATGGACCATGGCCGTATTGTGAAAAGCGGGGTGAACCGGGCGGTATGA
- a CDS encoding FTR1 family iron permease translates to MKKGIILLFALLFFSILPSAQAAPKWEQVAGHVQETMKAALQMYDAGDLEGAKKTVNDAYYGVYEKDGLEKAIRTTVAVKNANLTEYQFYRIKKMMNEGADSAALHAANDVLVGMINDDVKSLEGHASQGGWASFWPAFLILLREGIEAILVLAAIIAYLQKSGNAKYLDAVYNSSIAAIIASFVTAYVFNLLTKEFGAGANQEIMEGITVLVAAAVLLSVSFWMGGKTNAKAWDTYIQGMVKASLSSGKAKALGFAAFLAVYREGAEVVLFYQALFNSAAGDVEMIWMGFLAGCVALAIIFALVRYGTLRIPLRPFFIGTSIFMFVLAISFAGSGIGELQEGGIVSMTLVEGIPIPSIDLLGIYPTYETLAVQVFLLCAAAGTVYYRKYQSKALEKTI, encoded by the coding sequence GTGAAAAAGGGTATTATTCTTTTATTTGCTTTATTGTTTTTCTCCATCCTGCCATCCGCTCAGGCAGCTCCCAAATGGGAACAGGTAGCCGGACACGTTCAGGAAACTATGAAAGCGGCATTGCAAATGTATGATGCCGGTGACCTGGAAGGAGCAAAAAAGACTGTCAATGATGCTTACTACGGAGTTTACGAAAAAGACGGTTTGGAAAAAGCCATTCGTACTACCGTAGCGGTGAAAAATGCAAATCTTACAGAGTATCAATTCTACCGGATAAAAAAGATGATGAATGAAGGCGCTGACAGCGCCGCGCTGCATGCCGCGAATGATGTATTGGTGGGAATGATCAATGATGATGTGAAAAGCTTGGAAGGCCATGCTTCGCAAGGCGGCTGGGCATCCTTCTGGCCGGCGTTTCTAATCCTTCTCCGGGAGGGGATCGAGGCTATTTTGGTATTGGCGGCGATTATCGCTTATTTGCAGAAATCCGGCAACGCTAAATACCTTGATGCCGTTTATAACTCCTCCATTGCGGCGATCATCGCCAGCTTTGTTACCGCCTACGTGTTTAACTTACTGACTAAAGAGTTTGGCGCGGGAGCTAACCAGGAAATTATGGAGGGCATAACCGTGTTGGTGGCGGCGGCTGTGTTGCTGTCGGTTAGCTTTTGGATGGGTGGAAAAACGAACGCCAAAGCCTGGGACACGTATATTCAGGGTATGGTCAAGGCTTCACTCAGCAGTGGCAAGGCCAAGGCTCTCGGGTTTGCCGCCTTTCTGGCGGTCTACCGGGAAGGGGCGGAAGTGGTACTGTTTTATCAGGCTCTGTTTAATAGCGCCGCCGGCGATGTGGAAATGATCTGGATGGGCTTCCTTGCCGGCTGTGTGGCTTTAGCCATTATTTTCGCACTTGTCCGTTATGGCACTTTGCGGATTCCTTTACGGCCGTTTTTTATCGGCACCAGTATTTTTATGTTCGTCCTGGCTATAAGCTTTGCCGGCAGCGGCATTGGAGAATTGCAGGAAGGAGGTATTGTCAGCATGACTCTTGTGGAAGGAATTCCGATTCCGAGCATTGATCTTTTAGGGATTTATCCAACCTATGAGACCCTGGCGGTTCAGGTGTTCCTGTTATGTGCTGCTGCAGGTACTGTCTATTATAGAAAATACCAAAGCAAAGCTTTGGAAAAAACTATTTAA
- the serS gene encoding serine--tRNA ligase has product MLDIKFIRDNTETVLQALQNRASAMNLDQFIVLERERRELLSEVESLKNKRNVVSQEISKLKKAKENADELVAEMRAVGDRIAVLDGQVKQVESAISDIVMNIPNVPHQSVVIGADETANQEIRRWGTPREFATEPKAHWEIGEKLGLLDFERGGKVTGARFTFYRGLGARLERSLINFMLDLHTGEHGYTEFFPPFIANKDSMTGTGQLPKFGQDMFKLEGLDYYLIPTAEVPVTNLHRGEILDGKDLPLCYTAYSACFRAEAGAAGRDTRGLIRQHQFNKVELVKFSKPEDSYQELEKLTNNAERVLQLLGLPYRVVLLCTGDMGFSSAKTYDLEVWLPSFGKYREISSCSNFEDFQARRADIKFRREPKAKPEFVHTLNGSGVAIGRTVAAILENYQQDDGSVVVPEALRPYMGVDVIK; this is encoded by the coding sequence ATGTTGGATATCAAGTTTATCCGTGATAACACGGAAACCGTGCTGCAAGCTTTGCAAAACCGTGCTTCTGCAATGAATTTAGACCAATTTATTGTTTTGGAAAGAGAGCGCCGTGAACTGTTAAGCGAGGTCGAAAGTCTCAAAAATAAAAGAAATGTTGTATCGCAGGAAATTAGCAAGCTGAAAAAGGCCAAGGAAAATGCCGACGAGCTGGTGGCTGAGATGCGGGCTGTAGGCGATCGGATTGCGGTATTGGATGGCCAGGTAAAGCAAGTGGAAAGTGCCATTAGCGATATTGTTATGAATATTCCCAATGTCCCCCATCAATCGGTAGTGATCGGCGCTGATGAAACGGCGAACCAGGAAATTCGCCGATGGGGAACGCCCCGTGAGTTTGCCACGGAACCCAAGGCTCACTGGGAGATTGGTGAGAAGCTCGGCTTATTGGATTTTGAGCGGGGCGGCAAGGTAACCGGTGCGCGGTTTACTTTTTACCGGGGACTGGGAGCCCGCCTGGAGCGTTCGCTGATCAACTTCATGCTGGATTTACATACCGGTGAGCATGGTTATACCGAATTTTTTCCGCCCTTTATTGCCAATAAGGACAGTATGACCGGAACAGGACAATTGCCCAAGTTCGGACAGGATATGTTTAAGCTGGAAGGGTTGGACTATTATCTGATCCCCACCGCCGAAGTGCCTGTTACCAATTTGCATCGTGGGGAAATTCTGGACGGTAAAGACCTGCCGTTATGCTATACGGCCTACAGTGCCTGTTTCCGGGCTGAAGCCGGTGCCGCCGGCAGAGATACGCGAGGCCTTATTCGCCAGCATCAGTTTAATAAAGTGGAACTGGTTAAGTTCAGCAAACCGGAAGATTCCTACCAGGAGCTGGAGAAGCTTACCAATAATGCCGAACGGGTTTTACAACTGCTAGGCCTGCCTTATCGTGTTGTTTTGCTGTGTACCGGCGACATGGGCTTTTCCTCAGCTAAGACCTATGACCTGGAGGTATGGCTGCCGAGCTTTGGCAAATATCGGGAAATTTCCTCCTGCTCGAACTTTGAAGATTTCCAGGCCCGCCGGGCGGATATCAAGTTCCGTCGCGAACCAAAGGCCAAACCTGAGTTTGTGCATACGCTGAATGGTTCCGGTGTGGCTATTGGCCGGACGGTAGCCGCCATATTGGAAAACTACCAGCAGGATGACGGTTCGGTGGTTGTCCCGGAAGCGTTGCGTCCGTATATGGGTGTCGATGTAATTAAATAG